In Rhodococcus sp. OK302, one genomic interval encodes:
- a CDS encoding UDP-glucose dehydrogenase family protein has protein sequence MSVRIAVFGLGYLGATHALCMAELGHHVVGVDVDMKKIDMLRSGELPFYEPGLGELLQRNLAAGRLRFTTSYSEAAQFAQVHFIAVGTPQRSDSLAADLSHVDAVIESLAPLLTKPAVLFGKSTVPVGTAKRLAARVRELAPAGETVELAWNPEFLREGFAVHDTLKPDRLVLGVDSAHPSRAETVAREVFAPLLDDGVPFLVTDFATSELVKVAANAFLATKISFINAMAEVCDHTAGDVSMLAEALGYDPRIGREFLRAGVGFGGGCLPKDIRAFSARADELGAKGASAILMAVDDINTRSRSHAIDVTREVCGSLPGARVAVLGAAFKPDSDDVRDSPALDIANQLQRHGADVVVYDPMAMGNARLQFPGLSYASTLGDACEGADAVLVLTEWAEFRKLHPRDLDTVVRCKVLVDGRNCLDPAPWQKAGWTYRGIGRPELTVTEIGVPARVSDREFAVGA, from the coding sequence ATGAGTGTTCGTATTGCCGTCTTCGGGCTGGGATATTTGGGTGCGACACATGCGCTGTGCATGGCAGAACTAGGCCATCACGTTGTCGGCGTCGATGTCGACATGAAGAAGATCGATATGCTCCGGTCTGGAGAACTGCCGTTCTACGAGCCAGGCTTGGGAGAACTACTTCAGCGAAACCTTGCCGCGGGCAGGCTGCGATTCACTACTTCCTACAGCGAGGCTGCACAATTCGCTCAGGTGCACTTCATCGCGGTCGGGACGCCGCAGCGGTCGGACAGTCTTGCCGCAGACCTGTCTCATGTCGATGCAGTGATCGAATCTTTGGCACCATTGCTGACGAAGCCGGCTGTCCTGTTCGGTAAATCCACGGTGCCTGTCGGAACGGCGAAGCGCCTGGCAGCGCGCGTTCGTGAACTGGCGCCGGCGGGAGAAACCGTCGAACTCGCCTGGAATCCGGAGTTTCTCCGTGAAGGATTCGCTGTCCATGACACCCTGAAACCCGATCGGCTTGTGCTCGGTGTCGACAGTGCGCATCCCAGCCGTGCAGAAACAGTGGCTCGTGAGGTGTTTGCGCCCCTGCTCGATGACGGGGTGCCGTTCCTGGTGACCGACTTCGCGACCTCCGAATTGGTCAAGGTAGCAGCGAATGCATTCTTGGCCACCAAGATTTCGTTCATCAACGCGATGGCGGAAGTGTGTGACCACACGGCCGGTGACGTATCGATGCTGGCCGAGGCACTCGGATATGACCCGCGTATCGGTCGTGAATTTCTTCGTGCCGGTGTCGGATTCGGTGGCGGGTGCCTACCGAAGGATATCCGGGCATTCAGCGCCCGTGCCGACGAGTTGGGTGCCAAGGGAGCGTCGGCCATCTTGATGGCTGTGGATGACATCAATACCCGATCCCGAAGTCACGCAATCGATGTCACACGGGAAGTGTGCGGATCGCTGCCGGGGGCGCGGGTGGCGGTTCTGGGTGCGGCATTCAAACCGGACTCAGACGACGTGCGAGACTCACCGGCCCTCGATATCGCGAACCAACTTCAGCGTCACGGCGCGGACGTTGTCGTGTACGACCCCATGGCGATGGGGAATGCTCGTCTGCAATTCCCGGGATTGAGCTACGCCTCAACTCTCGGGGATGCCTGTGAAGGTGCCGATGCCGTTCTGGTACTTACCGAATGGGCAGAGTTCCGAAAACTGCATCCGCGCGATCTCGATACGGTGGTCCGTTGCAAGGTGCTCGTCGACGGGCGCAACTGCCTTGATCCGGCGCCGTGGCAGAAGGCCGGCTGGACGTATCGCGGAATCGGAAGGCCGGAATTGACGGTGACCGAAATCGGCGTGCCGGCGAGAGTCTCCGACAGGGAGTTCGCGGTGGGTGCATGA
- a CDS encoding UDP-glucuronic acid decarboxylase family protein has protein sequence MRILITGGAGFLGSHLSEFLLSRGDEVVCLDNLSSGRRANIEHLLGSDRFRFVEADVRTAIDVDGHFDAVAHLASPASPPDYLRRPLETLTTGSQGTLSALEFALGHQARFVLASTSEVYGDPLVHPQTEDYWGNVNPVGPRSVYDEAKRFAEALATSYGASRGLNVGIMRIFNTFGPRMRADDGRAVSTFIVQALLGEALTVFGDGQQTRSFCYVDDLVRGFVSMIDSSEPGPVNFGNPEELTVLELAELVVKFSGSKSAITRRPLPVDDPTRRRPSIGRAFDRLNWAPAVPVETGIKQTIDWFAQNRSEVEAAAGLFADTTAP, from the coding sequence ATGCGTATCTTGATCACAGGCGGTGCGGGTTTTCTGGGATCGCATCTGAGTGAGTTTCTCCTCTCGCGCGGAGACGAGGTCGTCTGTCTCGACAATCTCTCCTCCGGACGTCGAGCGAATATCGAGCACCTCCTCGGGAGTGATCGGTTCCGTTTCGTTGAAGCCGACGTGCGCACGGCAATCGATGTCGACGGACACTTCGACGCCGTCGCGCATCTCGCGAGTCCGGCCTCGCCGCCGGACTATCTTCGTCGACCCCTCGAAACCCTCACCACGGGTAGTCAGGGAACATTGAGCGCTCTCGAATTTGCGCTCGGGCACCAGGCGAGATTTGTTCTGGCGTCGACCAGTGAGGTCTACGGTGATCCGTTGGTTCATCCTCAGACCGAGGACTATTGGGGAAATGTGAACCCGGTGGGACCACGGAGTGTCTATGACGAGGCGAAACGATTCGCTGAGGCACTGGCCACTTCGTATGGTGCGTCGCGGGGGTTGAATGTTGGAATCATGCGTATTTTCAACACATTCGGACCGCGGATGCGGGCTGACGACGGCCGAGCTGTGTCGACGTTCATTGTCCAGGCGTTGTTGGGTGAAGCGCTCACGGTGTTCGGTGACGGGCAGCAGACGCGGAGTTTCTGTTATGTCGATGATCTTGTGCGTGGCTTCGTTTCGATGATCGATTCGTCGGAGCCTGGTCCTGTCAATTTCGGAAATCCGGAAGAGTTGACGGTGCTTGAACTTGCTGAGCTTGTTGTGAAGTTTTCGGGGTCGAAGTCGGCGATTACTCGGCGTCCTTTGCCTGTCGACGATCCCACCCGGCGGAGACCGTCGATCGGACGCGCGTTCGACCGATTGAACTGGGCTCCGGCAGTGCCGGTAGAGACCGGCATCAAACAAACCATCGACTGGTTCGCCCAAAATCGCTCCGAGGTCGAGGCTGCGGCAGGGCTCTTTGCTGATACCACCGCCCCCTGA
- a CDS encoding glycosyltransferase family 2 protein, producing the protein MNSNTDGRTLAKTAGRSTVKHRARRGADSGGVRPVADGVAEALFELSDGEVVAAPPSGPVFAHHRPVRRKSASSTFVHALSTETRAMIGLLTVGWLVGVAFFWWWWLAPEHRLGWFGLIVNSALLSYICLRPCYVLIAANRLRKVNPKLPIPELRVALVVTKAPSEPWAMVRETLEAMLAQQFPYAYDVWLCDEAPSAEISAWCEQHGVSVSTRNGRSDYHRDTWPRRTKCKEGNLAFFYDTVGYDSYDVVSQLDADHVPAVTYLAEMVRPFADPAIGYVSAPSLCDSNADQSWSARGRLYRESTFHGPFQLGHNHGLSPLCIGSHYAVRTAAVRSIGGIGPELAEDFSTTYLLNTAGWSGAFAIDAEAHGEGPATFGAMLTQEFQWSRSLAVVLLTLVPRTVVRLPWSLRIRFVFALSYYPLLVFTTTVGLMLPPIAAVTGVPWVRVNYLDFLAHWFIPSLFLFVITVMLRWKHLLRPKNASLFSWEAFLYALAGFPIIAWGLMAACIQQIVPRPVVFKVTPKGTGELAPMPVGLVVPYLVISVVLSGAAIIGIGRTGAVGYIGLCLIAALCYNIVACAAPILHAKEGAKTVALPFGVALLTVWKPLCAWMIVSMPLFLALAAYPGYLMKELGL; encoded by the coding sequence GTGAACTCGAATACGGACGGCAGAACATTGGCAAAGACGGCAGGTCGATCGACTGTCAAGCATCGCGCCCGCCGAGGCGCAGACTCTGGCGGAGTCCGGCCGGTGGCCGACGGAGTAGCCGAGGCGCTGTTCGAACTCTCCGACGGTGAGGTGGTCGCGGCGCCTCCATCCGGCCCGGTTTTCGCGCACCACCGACCAGTGCGACGCAAAAGCGCCAGCAGCACTTTTGTGCACGCGTTGTCCACAGAAACTCGCGCGATGATCGGGCTTCTGACCGTGGGTTGGCTGGTGGGCGTAGCCTTCTTCTGGTGGTGGTGGCTTGCGCCAGAGCACCGCCTCGGGTGGTTCGGTCTAATAGTCAACAGTGCACTGTTGTCCTACATTTGTTTGCGCCCTTGCTATGTTCTGATCGCAGCGAATCGCCTACGCAAAGTCAATCCGAAATTGCCAATTCCGGAACTGAGGGTCGCTCTTGTGGTGACCAAGGCACCTTCTGAGCCGTGGGCTATGGTTCGCGAGACGCTCGAAGCGATGCTCGCTCAACAGTTCCCGTATGCCTATGACGTCTGGCTTTGCGACGAAGCGCCCTCTGCCGAAATATCAGCCTGGTGCGAGCAGCACGGTGTCTCGGTCAGTACCCGCAACGGTCGATCCGATTACCACCGCGATACGTGGCCGCGCCGGACCAAGTGCAAGGAAGGCAATCTCGCGTTCTTCTACGACACGGTCGGATATGACTCCTACGACGTCGTATCTCAACTCGATGCGGATCATGTTCCGGCCGTGACGTATCTCGCCGAGATGGTTCGGCCTTTCGCTGATCCGGCAATCGGGTATGTCAGTGCCCCTAGTCTGTGTGATTCGAATGCTGATCAATCATGGTCTGCGCGTGGGCGTCTGTATCGTGAGTCAACCTTTCACGGACCCTTTCAGCTCGGGCACAATCATGGTCTTTCGCCCCTTTGCATTGGTTCGCACTACGCCGTGCGTACGGCCGCGGTGCGATCGATCGGTGGTATCGGGCCGGAACTCGCCGAGGACTTCTCTACGACGTACCTCCTCAACACCGCCGGTTGGAGCGGCGCATTTGCCATCGATGCCGAAGCACATGGTGAAGGTCCGGCCACCTTCGGTGCGATGTTGACCCAGGAATTCCAGTGGTCGCGGAGCCTCGCAGTGGTCCTTCTTACTCTCGTCCCACGCACCGTCGTCAGGCTTCCCTGGTCGCTGAGAATCAGGTTTGTGTTCGCACTGAGCTACTACCCGCTCCTCGTCTTCACCACTACGGTGGGCCTCATGCTGCCTCCCATCGCGGCTGTCACGGGTGTTCCCTGGGTGCGCGTGAACTATCTCGATTTCCTTGCGCACTGGTTCATTCCGTCTCTTTTCTTGTTCGTGATCACGGTGATGCTTCGCTGGAAGCATCTCCTGCGACCGAAGAACGCGTCACTGTTCAGTTGGGAAGCATTCCTCTACGCACTCGCGGGGTTTCCTATCATCGCTTGGGGCTTGATGGCGGCGTGCATTCAACAAATCGTTCCGCGGCCTGTGGTCTTCAAAGTGACGCCCAAGGGCACGGGTGAACTAGCGCCGATGCCGGTGGGACTCGTCGTTCCGTACCTTGTGATCTCGGTCGTGCTGTCCGGGGCGGCAATCATCGGGATAGGCAGAACGGGAGCGGTCGGCTATATCGGCTTGTGTCTGATCGCGGCACTCTGCTACAACATCGTTGCCTGTGCAGCGCCGATCTTGCATGCCAAAGAGGGCGCGAAAACGGTTGCGCTCCCCTTTGGTGTCGCTCTGCTCACAGTGTGGAAGCCGTTGTGTGCGTGGATGATTGTTTCGATGCCGCTGTTTCTGGCTCTGGCGGCTTATCCCGGATATTTGATGAAGGAGCTCGGGTTATGA
- the galE gene encoding UDP-glucose 4-epimerase GalE — protein MTLRRTVLVTGGSGFIGSHTCVALIESGHEVIVIDDFSNSSPEALVRVETLTGTTPTFYELDLRDRPGLSDVFARHDIDVVIHFAAKKAVGESTQIPLDYFDVNIGCTTSLLRVMHEYGVHRLVFSSSCSIYGDALPKPLSESDVPGPTNPYAWSKWTCEQLIEQATRYHPEMRATALRYFNPIGAHRSGVLGEAPKGPLHNVMPYLMQVAAGRLPALNVFGDDYPTSDGTAVRDYIHVVDVADGHVAAVEHVDDVPGMQVFNLGTGVGTSVLQLCDAFAQASGREIASVICERRMGDVAVLVGDPRKVEVAWGWRTRFDLDAMCRDAWNFQTLNPNGYTAGVSPDVVAAEGRRAVGIDTVEA, from the coding sequence ATGACACTGCGACGGACGGTGCTGGTCACTGGCGGAAGCGGATTCATCGGAAGTCACACTTGTGTGGCGCTGATCGAGAGTGGTCACGAGGTGATCGTGATCGACGATTTTTCGAACAGTTCACCGGAAGCGCTTGTGCGCGTGGAGACGCTGACCGGCACCACACCGACTTTCTACGAACTCGACCTGCGTGATCGGCCGGGGTTGTCGGATGTTTTCGCTCGCCACGACATCGATGTTGTCATCCATTTTGCGGCGAAGAAGGCGGTGGGGGAGTCGACGCAGATTCCTCTGGATTATTTCGATGTCAATATCGGTTGCACGACAAGCCTTTTGCGGGTGATGCATGAGTATGGGGTGCATCGGTTGGTGTTCTCGTCGTCGTGTTCGATTTACGGTGACGCACTACCGAAGCCGCTGTCCGAATCCGATGTGCCCGGGCCGACCAATCCGTATGCGTGGTCGAAGTGGACGTGTGAGCAGTTGATCGAGCAGGCGACTCGGTATCACCCGGAGATGCGGGCGACTGCGCTTCGGTATTTCAATCCGATCGGTGCTCATCGCAGTGGTGTGCTCGGTGAGGCGCCGAAGGGGCCGTTGCATAACGTGATGCCGTATTTGATGCAGGTTGCGGCGGGGAGGTTGCCGGCGCTGAATGTGTTCGGTGATGATTATCCGACGTCTGATGGGACTGCTGTGCGCGATTACATTCATGTCGTTGATGTGGCGGACGGTCATGTTGCGGCGGTTGAGCATGTCGATGATGTGCCGGGAATGCAGGTGTTCAATCTCGGTACCGGGGTGGGGACGTCGGTGTTGCAGTTGTGTGATGCGTTTGCACAGGCTAGTGGGCGGGAGATTGCGTCTGTGATTTGTGAGCGTCGGATGGGTGATGTTGCGGTGTTGGTGGGGGATCCTCGCAAGGTGGAGGTGGCGTGGGGTTGGCGTACGAGGTTTGACCTGGACGCTATGTGCCGGGATGCGTGGAATTTTCAGACTCTCAACCCGAATGGGTACACGGCAGGGGTATCTCCGGATGTTGTTGCAGCAGAAGGTCGTCGAGCGGTAGGAATTGATACTGTCGAGGCATGA
- a CDS encoding FBP domain-containing protein, producing MLPLTERDIRGSFVNCSKGEAKRLPVPRDLDRRPWEDLDFFGWNDPTMPGRGYLVIPQGDELVGIALRYQTGKSGRAQMCTICLTTHGSGGVSLLTAAKIGEAGRRGDTIGTYMCTDLACPLYARNKRRPSAGNRYQENLTSEEKAERVVTNIGAFVAMLGS from the coding sequence GTGTTGCCGCTCACCGAACGCGATATTCGCGGGTCTTTCGTCAACTGTTCGAAAGGTGAAGCGAAGCGGCTTCCGGTGCCGCGGGATTTGGATCGGCGACCGTGGGAAGATTTGGACTTCTTCGGCTGGAACGACCCGACAATGCCAGGGCGTGGGTATCTGGTGATTCCGCAGGGCGACGAGTTGGTCGGTATTGCGCTCCGCTACCAAACCGGGAAATCGGGTCGCGCTCAGATGTGCACCATCTGCTTGACGACGCACGGCAGTGGGGGAGTCTCGTTGCTGACCGCAGCCAAGATCGGTGAGGCCGGCCGGCGCGGCGACACCATCGGTACGTACATGTGCACTGACCTGGCCTGTCCGCTGTACGCGCGCAACAAGCGGCGGCCGTCTGCCGGCAACCGCTACCAGGAAAATCTGACGTCGGAAGAAAAGGCAGAGCGAGTTGTCACGAACATCGGTGCGTTTGTGGCGATGTTGGGCTCCTGA
- a CDS encoding nitroreductase family deazaflavin-dependent oxidoreductase: protein MASDAFPDVRWGHDRPLLKKPLDAFASSRFGSWYIRKMTPIDRKLLNRSNGRLTIFGPIGVPLLLLTTTGRKTGQPRTTPLTYMCEDDRLYLVGSNFGQRHHPAWSWNLLDNHDASVLMGGIEIPVRATMLTGGERERIFDKFVEYTRTYEEYTSRTTRDLRVFALDRR from the coding sequence ATGGCCAGTGACGCGTTTCCCGATGTCCGGTGGGGACACGATCGGCCGTTGCTCAAGAAGCCGCTGGACGCTTTTGCATCGTCGCGGTTCGGCTCCTGGTATATCCGGAAAATGACGCCGATCGACCGAAAACTGCTCAATCGAAGCAACGGTCGATTGACGATTTTCGGTCCCATCGGTGTGCCACTGCTGTTGTTGACAACTACCGGCCGGAAAACGGGGCAACCGCGTACCACTCCGCTCACGTACATGTGTGAAGACGATCGCCTGTATTTGGTCGGTAGCAACTTCGGGCAACGACACCACCCCGCGTGGTCGTGGAATCTGTTGGACAACCACGATGCCTCGGTGTTGATGGGCGGAATCGAAATTCCTGTTAGAGCAACAATGCTGACTGGTGGTGAGCGGGAGCGCATCTTCGACAAGTTCGTCGAATACACCCGCACCTACGAGGAGTACACAAGCCGCACCACACGAGATCTTCGGGTATTCGCTCTCGATCGACGGTAG
- a CDS encoding alpha/beta fold hydrolase: MTNLYRTGRGHWRSGLVAAILLVLAGCSASPSETESADPAGPLPLGDFTYAANPCLDPLIPGAPLPPFGDDFTCGTLIVPQNRSQPGGATITIPVARQRAQNPQSEMPPLLMLSGGPGGSGLLDGLISYSGLDLNKDRDVIYIDQRGTLRATPFVACPQVDAVMQSLLDKPYTDPATEAAGTAAVAACSEQFRAQGVDLDVFNSLENAADLASLRLALEIPEWDVYGVSYGSDLALQYLRDFPDGIRAVVADSVVPPQMNLADTLWPNAARGFDALEAACDAQPACQAMLPDLTGTLATTVTDLDAHPQVVSVTAGDGSPVDVMVDGYKLASLVNSASLATNGLVDMPAIIAAAGSGDVTPAAQLLGSAQPSTVPLVGSGLTYGVFCGEAVAHTSAEAMFGAAKNSLPQFPDAVLSLTPQLPWLVGDCAAWNVDAVPDLVVQPANSTVPVLLLSGGLDGVTPPGNADIAKATLPNSVALTFPESGHGVLTQSDCGPAAVTGFLDDPSASYRPQCLDTVVIPPFSTSLVGSG, from the coding sequence ATGACGAATCTTTATCGGACCGGCCGCGGGCATTGGCGCAGCGGACTGGTCGCCGCAATACTTCTTGTCCTCGCCGGGTGCAGTGCCAGTCCGAGTGAGACTGAGTCGGCCGACCCGGCCGGGCCATTACCGTTGGGAGATTTCACTTACGCCGCGAACCCCTGCCTCGATCCATTGATTCCGGGTGCTCCTCTGCCGCCGTTCGGTGACGACTTCACTTGCGGCACACTGATTGTCCCGCAGAACCGTAGTCAGCCCGGGGGTGCGACCATCACTATCCCGGTGGCGCGCCAGCGCGCTCAGAATCCACAGTCGGAGATGCCTCCTTTGCTGATGCTGTCCGGCGGGCCAGGAGGTAGCGGACTGCTCGACGGGCTGATCTCGTACAGCGGCCTGGACCTCAACAAGGACCGCGACGTGATCTACATCGATCAGCGCGGCACACTGCGGGCGACGCCTTTCGTGGCGTGCCCGCAGGTGGACGCAGTGATGCAGAGCTTGCTGGACAAGCCCTACACCGACCCTGCGACGGAGGCTGCGGGTACCGCTGCCGTCGCAGCCTGTAGTGAGCAATTTCGTGCTCAGGGTGTTGACCTGGATGTTTTCAATTCGCTCGAGAATGCTGCTGACCTTGCCTCCTTGCGGCTGGCGCTGGAGATCCCGGAGTGGGATGTGTACGGCGTGTCGTACGGCAGTGACCTCGCGCTGCAGTACCTGCGCGACTTCCCGGACGGTATCCGCGCTGTTGTGGCGGATTCTGTGGTGCCGCCGCAGATGAACCTCGCAGACACGTTGTGGCCCAACGCGGCCCGGGGATTCGACGCACTCGAGGCTGCCTGCGACGCGCAGCCCGCCTGCCAGGCCATGCTCCCGGACTTGACCGGGACGCTGGCTACGACCGTGACCGACCTCGATGCGCACCCGCAGGTGGTTTCGGTGACAGCGGGGGATGGGTCGCCGGTCGACGTGATGGTTGACGGCTACAAACTCGCGTCGCTCGTGAACTCGGCATCGTTGGCCACCAACGGACTTGTCGATATGCCGGCGATCATTGCGGCAGCCGGCAGCGGCGATGTCACTCCTGCAGCGCAGTTGCTTGGGAGTGCTCAACCCTCGACTGTCCCGCTCGTCGGGTCGGGACTGACGTACGGGGTGTTCTGCGGCGAAGCCGTCGCACATACCAGTGCCGAGGCCATGTTCGGTGCCGCGAAGAACTCGCTACCCCAGTTCCCGGACGCGGTCCTGAGCCTTACCCCGCAGCTGCCTTGGCTGGTGGGGGACTGCGCGGCGTGGAATGTCGACGCAGTGCCGGACCTTGTCGTGCAGCCTGCCAACAGCACCGTCCCGGTGCTGTTGTTGAGCGGCGGCCTCGACGGCGTAACTCCACCCGGCAACGCCGATATCGCCAAGGCCACCCTCCCGAATTCCGTCGCGTTGACCTTCCCGGAGTCGGGGCACGGCGTGCTCACCCAGTCCGATTGCGGTCCGGCGGCAGTTACCGGATTCCTGGACGACCCGTCGGCGTCGTACCGACCGCAATGCCTCGACACTGTCGTGATTCCGCCGTTCTCGACATCACTGGTCGGATCGGGGTAG
- a CDS encoding alpha/beta fold hydrolase, translating to MTNSYRTGRWHRRCALVAAAMLFVLAGCTGTPSETEVTDPSAPLLLGNVSYAANLCPDPLIPGMTLPSFGADFTCGTLTVPQNREQPDGAVVTIPVARQRVQNPTAAMPPLLMLAGGPGESGLVDALVTYSGLDLNKDRDVIYFDQRATLRATPFLPCPQVDVFMQGALAKPYSDPGTKAASNAAVAACSSQLRGEGIDLHAFNSLENAADVASLRLALGLSEWDVYGVSYGSDLALQYLRDYPDGIRAVVADSVVAPQMNLADTMWPNAAKGFDALEAACDAQPACQAMLPDLVGTLATAVTDLDAHPRMVSVTAGDGSPVDVMVDGYKLASLVNSAAMAVNGLVDMPAIITAAGRGDVTPAAQLLATGAQPAPVSIVGSGLFYGVICGEAVAHTSAEATFGAAKNALPQFPDAVLSLTPRLPWLVGDCAAWNVGAVPDKVAQPANSTVPVLLLSGGLDGVTPPGNADIAKATLPNAIALTFPESGHGVFTQSDCGPAAVTGFLDDPSASYRPQCLDTVVIPPFSTSLAWPG from the coding sequence ATGACGAATTCATATCGCACCGGACGTTGGCATCGCCGTTGCGCGCTGGTCGCCGCCGCCATGCTTTTTGTCCTCGCCGGCTGCACTGGCACTCCGAGTGAGACCGAGGTGACCGATCCGTCCGCACCGTTGCTGCTGGGAAACGTCAGCTACGCAGCGAACCTCTGCCCTGATCCATTGATTCCCGGCATGACTCTTCCGTCATTTGGTGCCGACTTCACCTGCGGCACACTGACTGTCCCACAGAATCGTGAGCAGCCTGATGGTGCCGTCGTCACCATTCCCGTGGCGCGCCAGCGGGTACAGAACCCGACCGCTGCGATGCCTCCCTTACTGATGCTGGCCGGCGGACCCGGAGAGAGCGGGCTGGTCGACGCACTGGTTACTTACAGCGGCCTGGACCTCAACAAGGACCGCGACGTGATCTACTTCGATCAGCGCGCCACACTGCGTGCGACGCCCTTCTTGCCGTGCCCTCAAGTGGATGTCTTCATGCAAGGCGCACTGGCCAAGCCGTATTCCGACCCCGGGACGAAGGCTGCGAGTAACGCTGCCGTTGCAGCCTGTAGTTCGCAATTACGGGGCGAGGGAATTGACCTGCATGCCTTCAATTCGCTCGAGAATGCTGCTGATGTTGCCTCGTTGCGGTTGGCACTGGGTCTCTCGGAGTGGGACGTGTACGGGGTGTCGTACGGCAGTGACCTCGCACTGCAGTACCTGCGCGACTACCCGGACGGTATCCGCGCCGTTGTGGCGGATTCGGTGGTGGCGCCGCAGATGAACCTCGCAGACACGATGTGGCCGAACGCGGCCAAAGGATTCGACGCACTCGAGGCTGCCTGCGACGCGCAGCCCGCCTGCCAGGCAATGCTCCCGGACCTGGTCGGGACGCTGGCTACGGCCGTGACCGACCTCGATGCGCACCCGCGGATGGTCTCGGTGACAGCGGGGGATGGGTCGCCGGTCGACGTGATGGTTGACGGCTACAAACTCGCGTCGCTCGTGAACTCGGCCGCGATGGCGGTCAACGGACTTGTCGATATGCCGGCGATCATTACGGCCGCCGGCCGCGGCGATGTCACTCCCGCCGCGCAGTTGCTCGCGACGGGGGCACAACCCGCACCGGTCTCGATCGTCGGGTCGGGACTGTTTTACGGGGTGATCTGCGGCGAAGCCGTCGCGCACACCAGTGCCGAGGCCACGTTCGGTGCCGCGAAGAACGCGCTACCCCAGTTCCCGGACGCGGTCCTGAGCCTTACCCCGCGGTTGCCCTGGCTGGTGGGGGACTGCGCGGCGTGGAACGTTGGGGCAGTGCCGGACAAGGTCGCGCAGCCTGCCAACAGCACCGTTCCGGTGCTGTTGTTGAGCGGCGGCCTCGACGGCGTGACTCCTCCCGGCAACGCCGATATCGCCAAGGCGACGCTCCCGAATGCCATCGCGTTGACCTTCCCGGAGTCGGGGCACGGCGTGTTCACACAGTCCGATTGCGGTCCGGCGGCCGTCACTGGATTCCTGGACGACCCGTCGGCGTCGTACCGACCGCAATGCCTCGACACTGTCGTGATTCCGCCGTTCTCGACCTCGCTGGCCTGGCCCGGCTGA